A genomic segment from Chrysemys picta bellii isolate R12L10 chromosome 11, ASM1138683v2, whole genome shotgun sequence encodes:
- the ASNSD1 gene encoding asparagine synthetase domain-containing protein 1, which produces MCGICCVVSLSVQHTIGFFKDDLLCNLRRRGPNSSQHLIKTLSDLSYQCLFSGHILHLRGLMTPQPLTDIDNNVFLWNGEVFNGIHIGTAENDTQVMFHHLSSCTSESDILSLFSSVQGPWSFIYYQASRHYLWFGRDYFGRRSLLWQFNNELDRALCLSSVSALSESDNQWQEVPASGIYKIDLKACAISEYLVLTLYPWKYHSRENAIEERFLSGLDQISKDLPAYVSLTMSESKLSLITPVVPLNRTVSETSVDSHYPNITNRTVTVEDLQGFLAEEHKKKLVHQLIDVLSEAVKRRVLYLFRDTDELTGEILSIPIKKAHVAILFSGGIDSMLIATLADRHIPSEEPIDLLNVACMIKEQTKQSKQKKQHELHTCQECFKKLDTTLVDNFSCFCVPDRITGRAGLEELETINPSRTWNFVEINVTLEELKRMRQQRISHLVYPLDTVLDDSIGCAVWFASRGEGFITTQGDVKPYKSSAKVVLTGIGADEQLAGYSRHRVCFKKYGLDGLNKELGMELARISSRNLGRDDRIIGDHGKEARFPFLDEDVVSFLNSLPVSEKADLTLPRGIGEKLLLRLAAKELGLKASTVLPKRAMQFGTRIAKMENSSEKASDKCSRLQPVSID; this is translated from the exons ATGTGTGGCATTTGTTGTGTTGTCAGCTTGTCTGTTCAGCACACTATTGGTTTCTTCAAAGATGATCTCCTGTGCAACCTTAGAAGAAGAGGGCCTAACAGCAGCCAGCATCTGATAAAGACTTTGTCTGATCTCTCCTACCAGTGTTTGTTTTCTGGCCATATACTTCACTTGAGGGGATTGATGACTCCCCAGCCTCTGACAGACATTGATAACAACGTGTTTCTTTGGAATGGAGAAGTCTTCAATGGCATTCACATAGGGACAGCAGAGAATGACACTCAAGTTATGTTTCATCATCTTTCATCATGTACTAGTGAATCTGATATTTTGTCACTCTTCTCATCTGTTCAGGGTCCATGGTCTTTTATTTATTATCAAGCATCTAGACACTACTTGTGGTTTGGTAGGGATTATTTTGGTCGTCGTAGTTTGTTGTGGCAGTTTAATAATGAGCTAGATAGGGCTCTCTGTCTGTCGTCTGTAAGTGCTCTTTCTGAATCTGATAACCAATGGCAGGAAGTTCCAGCATCTGGAATTTACAAAATCGATCTCAAGGCCTGTGCTATATCTGAATATTTGGTTTTAACATTATATCCCTGGAAATACCATTCCAGAGAAAATGCAATAGAAGAAAGATTCCTCAGTGGCTTGGATCAGATTTCAAAAGATTTACCTGCTTATGTGTCTCTTACGATGAGCGAATCAAAACTTTCTCTAATAACACCAGTTGTTCCTTTAAATAGGACAGTTTCTGAAACTTCAGTTGACTCTCATTACCCTAATATTACTAATCGTACAGTTACTGTAGAAGATCTTCAAGGATTTCTTGCAGAAGAGCACAAGAAGAAATTGGTCCATCAGCTTATTGATGTTTTAAGTGAAGCAGTAAAGAGACGTGTTTTATATCTGTTTAGAGATACAGATGAGCTAACAGGAGAAATTCTGAGTATACCTATCAAGAAAGCACATGTTGCAATACTGTTTTCTGGTGGCATTGATTCTATGCTTATTGCAACCCTAGCTGATCGACATATTCCTTCGGAGGAACCAATTGATCTTCTTAATGTAGCCTGCATGATTAAAGAACAGACTAAACAAAGCAAGCAGAAAAAACAACATGAATTGCATACTTGTCAGGAATGCTTTAAAAAACTTGATACTACACTTGTTGATAACTTCTCTTGCTTCTGTGTGCCTGACAGAATCACTGGCAGGGCAGGATTGGAAGAACTAGAGACTATTAATCCTTCGAGAACTTGGAATTTTGTGGAAATTAATGTTACACTTGAGGAACTGAAAAGAATGAGACAACAGCGCATAAGCCACTTAGTTTATCCATTGGATACTGTTCTGGATGACAGCATTGGTTGTGCAGTTTGGTTTGCTTCCAGGGGAGAAGGTTTTATTACTACCCAGGGAGATGTAAAACCATATAAAAGTTCTGCAAAG GTTGTGCTTACAGGAATTGGAGCAGATGAGCAGCTTGCAGGCTATTCCCGACATCGTGTTTGCTTCAAAAAATATGGTTTAGATGGCTTGAATAAGGAACTAGGAATGGAACTGGCTCGCATTTCTTCTAGAAATCTTGGCCGGGATGACAGGATTATTGGAGATCATGGAAAAGAAGCAAG ATTTCCTTTCCTTGATGAAGATGTTGTTTCGTTTCTTAACTCTCTGCCTGTTTCGGAAAAAGCAGACTTGACTCTACCTCGAGGAATTGGTGAGAAATTACTTTTGCGCCTGGCAGCTAAGGAGCTTGGCCTCAAGGCCTCTACTGTTCTTCCAAAGAGGGCCATGCAGTTTGGAACACGGATTGCAAAAATGGAAAACAGCAGTGAAAAGGCATCTGATAAATGCAGCAGACTTCAGCCAGTTTCAATAGACTAA